A stretch of DNA from Methylomicrobium lacus LW14:
GTCCAGGCATTGCGAAGGGCCAGGAAAGCAAAATTTTCGATAAATTTTATCGCGGCGTCGCCGAATCCGATCAAAGCGGCGTCGGCCTGGGCTTGGCTTTATGCAAAGCGATTATCGAGGCTCACGGCGGCGTTATCCAAGCCGGCAATCGCCCCGGCAAAGGTGCGGAATTTGTGCTTACGTTGCCGCTGCACGAGCCACCTCGGCTTACCGAGACTGAAGTCGGCGGGAGCTTGTGATGCCGGCTGAACAACTGATCCTTATCATCGAAGACGACATGCAAACCCGGCGCTTTCTGAAATCCAGCCTCCACCATCGTGGCTGGCGCACCGTGGAAGCAGACTGCGGTAAAACCGGCCTGGCGGTGCTGAACAGCGAAAATCCCGATTTGGTAATTCTCGATCTGGGATTGCCGGATATGGACGGCATCGCGGTAACCCGGCGCCTCAGGCAGTTATCCGATGTACCGATTCTGATTTTGTCTGCACGCAGTCAGGAGCAAAATAAAATCATGGCGCTGGATGCCGGTGCAGACGACTACTTAACCAAACCCTTCGGCAGCGGCGAACTCCATGCGCGATTGCAAGCCTTGTTGCGCCGAGTCTCCAGAAGCTTCAGCACGATGGAAGTCTTTGAAACCGGACAGTTGAAAGTCGATCTGGTCCGGCGTAAGGTTTTTATAGCGAACAATGAAGTCCACATTACCCCGATCGAGTACCGCCTGCTCACGATATTGATACGTTATGCGGGAACGGTAGTCACGCATCGCCAATTGTTGCAGGAAGTGTGGGGAGCGCAACACATTCAAGATCAGCATTATTTACGCATCTATATGGGACAATTGCGTCACAAGCTGGAAATCAATCCGGCGCGGCCGCGTTATTTGTTGACCGAGGTTGGCGTAGGTTATAGGCTTTCGATCAATGAAGAAAACTCGATTGACACGTTCAATTGATCAACCCATCTGTAAGGTCATCCATGAGTAAACATCAGCAGTTGTCTCGATTAACCTTTGGCGCAATCGGCGTCGTATTTGGCGATATCGGCACCAGCCCCTTATATGCGCTGAAGGAAGTCTTCCACAGCGGCATGCCGATCGATAAATTTCACGTGCTCGGTGTCTTGTCGCTGATCTTCTGGTCGTTGACGCTGGTCGTCACCCTTAAATACGCGATTTTCATCATGCGCGCCGATAATAAGGGCGAAGGCGGCATCATGGCGCTGATGGCGCTGGCCCTGCACGGGTCCAGGGATAATCCGCAAAAAATGGCTTTTATCACCACCATCGGACTGCTCGGCGCCACGCTGTTTTACGGCGACAGCATCATTACCCCGGCCATTTCGGTGCTCAGCGCGGTCGAAGGCTTGCAAATTATTGCGCCGCCACTGGCTGCCTATGTGCTGCCGATCGCCATTACCGTGCTGGGCGGGCTGTTCATCATTCAAGCCAAGGGGACCGGCAATGTCGGCAGAATCTTTGCGCCGATCATGGTCTTCTGGTTCGGCTCGCTCGCGGTGATGGGCGTGGTGAACATGATTCATCACCCGGAGGTGTTGATGGCGGTTAACCCGTATTACGCGATCCATTTATTGTTCGAATTGGGCTGGGAGGGATTTGTGATCATGGGCGCGATCGTGCTCGCGATTACCGGCGCCGAAGCGCTGTATGCGGATATGGGCCACTTCGGTCTGAAGCCGATCCGTTACGCCTGGTTCGGATTCGTGTTTCCGGCGCTGCTGCTGAATTATTTCGGACAAGGCGCCTTGCTGATCGACCGGCCCGACGCGATCCAAAACCCCTTTTATTTACTCGCCCCGAACTGGGCGCTGTATCCGCTGCTGATCCTGTCGACCATGGCGACCGTGATCGCCTCGCAAGCGGTGATTTCTGGCGCGTTTTCGGTGACGCGGCAGGCGATACAACTGGGATATTGCCCGCGCATGAACATATTACATACCTCGGATGACGAAAAGGGGCAGGTCTACATTCCCGCCGTCAACTGGCTGTTGATGGTTTCGGTGTTCATCCTGGTGCTGAGCTTTCAGTCTTCGTCCGCGCTGGCTTCGGCTTACGGCATCGCGGTGACCGGCACGATGATCGTCGATACCGTGCTGGCTTACATCATCATCCAGGCGCTCTGGCAATGGAGCAAGACGACCAGCACCGTTTTCTTATCATCATTTCTGGTGATCGATTTTCTGTTTCTTTCATCCAATAGCCTGAAAATCCCGACCGGCGGCTGGTTGCCGCTGGTGGTTGCCACCGTGCTGTTTCTGATCATCACGACCTGGATCAAGGGGCGTGCGCTGCTCCATGACTATTTGGAAGAAAAACATGTACTATTTGAGGAACTCGAAAAAGAACTGACCGAAAAGCTCGTGACCGTCGAAGGCACCGCGATTTATCTAGCCAGAACGTTGCACGGCGTTCCCCAGGTGCTGCTGCATAACCTCGAACACAATCACGCGCTGCATGAGCAGATCATCGTGCTGACCATCGTCACGACGGAAGCCCCCTTTGTTGACGAAGCGCACCGCGTCAAAATCAGAAAGTTTGGCCAAAACCGCGAATTCTACCGGGTGAAACTGTATTACGGCTTCAAGCAAAACGCGGATGTGCGCCGGGCGATGGATTTGGTGAGACAGGAAGGACTGGTATTCGATCCGAAAAAAGCCTCTTTTTTCATCGGCAGCGAACGCGTCACGTTCCGTATGAGAAGCCCAATGCCTCCTTGGCGCAGAGGCTTGTTCCGCTTCTTATTCCATAACGCCTCGAGCCCGATCGAATTTTTCAAAATTCCGGTCGACCGCGTGGTCGAGCTCGGTATTCGTATCGAACTGTAGATCACGTTGGACGGAGGCATGGCTATACTTGGGTTTTGTTGTTCAGTTTTACGTCAGGCATACCCCTCAGTATCAGGAAATAAACCCATGCATCACAAAAGCCCCACGCGTTCTTGGCGTCCTGCTCGCCATACTGGGCATTGCGCTTGCCGCCGCCCCGGACTTATTCATGCAGGCGTACAGACGGGCAGTTGTATTTTTTAATCGCCGGGATGGGGTACCTTGCGACGGGGATCTTGCTTTATCGAGGGAGCCCGGCCACGGGTTCCGGTCAATGGTTTGGTGTTGCTCGGATACTTAGCATGAAGGAAGTCGGGCTGCAGTCAGGCCAACTTCTTTCGAAAGTGACTTTACCCACGATTATCGCGATGCTTGCGCTATTCGGCATGAGTCCCCATGGTTATACCTTGTCGCCGTCCGGCGAGCTACGGGATGCCAGCGTCTTTGTTTGGGTTTCGTTGGCCCCATTGTTTTGGGGTGGCGGATGGCTCTATGTGTTGAAGAGAGGCGTGAATGGATCGACCCGATTCAGAACGCCCGCCTGAACAGTGAGTTTTCAGGCCAATCAAATCCCCAATATTGATTGACGAAACTGCTGGAGGCTCCTGCCCTGCCTCTGCTAATCTGCCTTTTTATTTTTGCTATTGGAGAAGGCGATGATGAGTCCCCCGGAGGCCGCTTCCGATCCCGTGCGCGAACGGCTGCTCAAAGCCGCTCTCGACAGTTTTCTATCCGACGACTACCACAAAGTCACGACCCGTATGATCGCCGAAAAGGCCGACGCGAACATCTCGATGATCCGTTACTACT
This window harbors:
- a CDS encoding response regulator; translation: MPAEQLILIIEDDMQTRRFLKSSLHHRGWRTVEADCGKTGLAVLNSENPDLVILDLGLPDMDGIAVTRRLRQLSDVPILILSARSQEQNKIMALDAGADDYLTKPFGSGELHARLQALLRRVSRSFSTMEVFETGQLKVDLVRRKVFIANNEVHITPIEYRLLTILIRYAGTVVTHRQLLQEVWGAQHIQDQHYLRIYMGQLRHKLEINPARPRYLLTEVGVGYRLSINEENSIDTFN
- a CDS encoding potassium transporter Kup, encoding MSKHQQLSRLTFGAIGVVFGDIGTSPLYALKEVFHSGMPIDKFHVLGVLSLIFWSLTLVVTLKYAIFIMRADNKGEGGIMALMALALHGSRDNPQKMAFITTIGLLGATLFYGDSIITPAISVLSAVEGLQIIAPPLAAYVLPIAITVLGGLFIIQAKGTGNVGRIFAPIMVFWFGSLAVMGVVNMIHHPEVLMAVNPYYAIHLLFELGWEGFVIMGAIVLAITGAEALYADMGHFGLKPIRYAWFGFVFPALLLNYFGQGALLIDRPDAIQNPFYLLAPNWALYPLLILSTMATVIASQAVISGAFSVTRQAIQLGYCPRMNILHTSDDEKGQVYIPAVNWLLMVSVFILVLSFQSSSALASAYGIAVTGTMIVDTVLAYIIIQALWQWSKTTSTVFLSSFLVIDFLFLSSNSLKIPTGGWLPLVVATVLFLIITTWIKGRALLHDYLEEKHVLFEELEKELTEKLVTVEGTAIYLARTLHGVPQVLLHNLEHNHALHEQIIVLTIVTTEAPFVDEAHRVKIRKFGQNREFYRVKLYYGFKQNADVRRAMDLVRQEGLVFDPKKASFFIGSERVTFRMRSPMPPWRRGLFRFLFHNASSPIEFFKIPVDRVVELGIRIEL